The Microtus ochrogaster isolate Prairie Vole_2 linkage group LG3, MicOch1.0, whole genome shotgun sequence genomic sequence GGTGCTGGAATGTGGAACCAGCAGGTAAGGCCACGCAAGCGAGCAGTGAGCCTGAGTGCACATTCTGACCTTCAGTCACGATAGATACGAAGGTCGTTATATTTTgctaaaatgaactttaaaataacCTTTCTGTATTTTTAGAGTTCAGATCTTAGGTTTTTAtgagattttatttgaaataaacacaaaaactataaattctgaaggaaaaaatGGCATGTTTACTCCCATGTTTTCCTTTGCTATCATGTATAAAAATGTACTTGTGTTGTCCTTGTTTAGATATTTTggtgggggcacacacacacacacacacacacacacacacacactcactcactcactcactctctcacaTCACATTTGTTATCACATGGGAGACAAACCTAACAGTTTTTAGACAAATTCCCGGTGAAGTTTTAGGCAAATTGTCCATGGCAGAGAATTGTGAGAATTGTGCCCTCAGAGATCACACAAATTTCACATTCAGAGACAAGTTAAAAATGGTTACAAAGACAACTTTGTTGACATAGCTTCATACTCTCATTCTGGAAATGCAAAATGAAGACAGCAATATTATGTTGCCCTCTGCTGTctatttctgtaattattttctcaatgtttttaagaaagtatttttaactaTGAAAGTAATATGCTCATCGTATTAATTTTTGGAAATATGTAAGAATATAGGTGAGAAAGTAAAAATAGCCTTAACTTTTTAAGAAATAgtgttcatttatattttagttgAATTTCACAAAAAGAGGTGAAGTTGAGAAATGTGTATATTACAAACAAGTGTTTCATAAGACATTTAGAcatttctctaaaattaaaaatacatcaaaagaCTAAGCTTATTTAAGCACTTTCTTATATGGTACACATTAAATATCTGGTTAGTAAAATTTAGAGAAATTTGAGCCTGGTAAGATAGAAGTCGGGTTCTCAGTACCTACATAAAAACAGATGTTAGTAGCCTGCCTGTTaccccagcagttgggaggttcATGTGGGATCTCCTGGGCCAGCTGGTTAGTTGGCCCAGGAGAATTGTTAGCAAGCACTGGGGTtcagcatgagaccctgtcccagtaAAGTGCAGAGCAGCCGAGGGAGATACTCATCAACCTCTGGTCTCATAtccatgaacatgtgcacacacatgcgaaaagagacacacagacccgttaaaaaataaaatatagacccgttaataaataaaagctaagtGAAAAGGGTGAGAAGAGCTATGCCACATGAGAGTGGTCAGGGCAAGACAGCCCATATGGACTCATTAATAGCAGTTACAGTAAAAAGGGTTTCATTTTGCAAACACTTTTGTGTGTGCAATTGAGAAGATcacacagtttttcttctttcattctgcTAAAGTGGAATGTTACACTGGTTAGTTTTCACGGGCTGAGTTATCCTTGTATTTCAGGAGTAATTCCCATTTGGTTACAGTCTATAATTCTTTCACTGTATTGCTGCATTTGATATGGTAGTCTTTTGTTGAGTTTTCTATTGAcgcaggctggagaaatggttcagccattaaaggataggctcacaaccaaaatgtcAAGTTTGGCATTAATGTACTCACAGAGGATAAGGTCTGTAGTTTTCTTCTACTGaaatggttctcaatctgtgggttgcaaCACTTTTGGAGTTGCCTAGGACCcaagaaacacagatatttacattattattccttacagtagcaaaattacagtgatgaagtagccacaaaaatgattttatggttgggggtcacaacatgaggacctctattaaagggtcacagcgttaggatgACTGAGAACCAGCGCTCTATTATCTGCTAAGTATTGACATTGCAATTCCAAGCATTGCTTTACAGAATAATgtatgatgtgtttttttttcctgttgtttttagaATTAAAGGGCTCTTCCTTAAATGCTTATAATCACCGGGGTAGCCAGCAGATCTAAAACATCAGTCTCTCCCAGTTAGAGGTCTGTTGGCATTTCCTAGTTCTTCAGGAGCCAACATTGGTTTCTATTGACTTTCCCAGCCaacctttacagaaaaaaaaacatgatactAACCATCATCTAACTTAAAAAGACTTTggtgccagacagtggtggtgcacacctttaatcccagcactcaggatcagaggcaggcagatctctgagttggaggccagcctgctctacagagtgagttccaggatatccagggctacaaagagaaatactacctcaaaagaaactaaaaaaccCTACaccaaataaaaaactaaaaagactTTGCTTTCCTGCTAAGCTGTAAGGTTCTGAGGACAAAAAGTTTTGTTCATTGTATTAATCCCACTTTTAAAATCTGTGTGCACCACACTGTAGACTTAATATACACTTGTTCAGCAGGAAGTTCTATGTTAAAGATTacaattattttatgtctttcttctctgaccTTTGCTTTTATACCCAATTTCACCAAATGCCTCATAATATCTATTTTGTATCACTGTGACCATGTTAGTCTGGGTCACTTAAAAATGAATTCATTCGATTCAGTTTTGGGGGCTGTGGAGTCCATGTATGTATAGGCCTTCTTGCCTCACCATAGCATAGTACACGCCATACAAAGAACAGGTGTGGAGCAGTGTGCCTTTTAAATGACTGGCACTAGTTCATTCCTGAGGGTGGAGCCCCCTGTACTGGGCCGCGCATCAGCAAACTGTTCCGCTCTGGGCGGGGTGGACATGCAAGCTACCACACACCTTTTCCACTTAactgcattctttttatttttggaactTACTGTTTTAAATATGTAGCTTTTAATTCACCCAGAATCAGCACATAAGCACCGTATCTTAAGTGCTTTCTTAAAAACCTCTCTAGAACAATAGGAACTGACTTCAGGGCCAATCTCCCCCGTTCCTGGCATCAGGCtcctcaaataaatatatatgcacatatctaTATCTAATCTCTAtcgtctacctacctacctacctacctacctacctacctacctacctacctacctacctacctaatcatctacctacccacccatccaacTAGTATGTACGTATGCATGtacgtatgtacgtatgtatgtatgtatgtatgtatgtatgtatgtatgtatgtatgtatgtatgtatgtatgtatgtacatatacacatcactGAGATTTTAATTCTCTTAATTTCCCGCCAGCTTCGCCAGGTGCTAGCAGATATCTCGCGATATGACGGGTCCTCAAACAGGACAAACTTCCTCATTCTTTAGTGGGCCCTTCCGTTGGCCAATGAAGTCCGGTGTGCGGGCCGCTGTGGTTCCGTTTCCACCAGAGCGAGGCGGCCATGGCCGAGCCGCCGGACCGAGAGAGCCGGGAGACGCCGGCCGCCCTGGCGCTGGCCCAGGATCGCTTCGCCAGGGGCGAATTTGCCGAGGCGCAGGCGCTGTACTCGGCGTTCATTGGCCAGTGCTCGAGTCGCGGGAGGTAACTATCGCGAGACGCGGACCGCGCGGGGTGGTCCTCGCACGGACGCGGTCTTCGGAGCCCGGGCGGCGCCTCTGAGCCGGGACCGCGCATCCAGGGGCCGGGAGACGCTAGTCTCCCCAACGGGCCGGGAAGGTTGCCCGGCTGCACCGTCAACCTAATGATCCCGGGGAGAGCTTTGCGAAGGTTCCGGTTCATAAGCTAAGGCTTCTTAATAAGACAGCCTATAGCACCCCAAGATAACTTTCTACGGAATTTCTCGCCGTCGGTGGCATTTTTATTGACCAGTAAAGCTCTCTGTCATTTGGATGTTTGGGTTTGAGAAGTTTACCAAGATACACATCTGAGCGCCTGAATTGAGCCAGATGTCTGTGAAAGTCCGGCTACTAAGGTTTTGACATCTAGGGGGTCTTGACTAGGTTCCTGTTGtctgccagttaaagaattaaaagacagTAAAAATCTCAAGGAATGAGGAAATATGGGGCAGGCAGAGCGGAGGGGGATTTCAGGAATCCCCAAATTCAGTGTTCTGGGCGATTTAAGGGACTGAGGTTGGTTAGCTTAAACAGTGGGtggctgaaaaagccttcaacttTGTCCTAAACATGTCCTGACCCAGCTTTGAACTTGTGTAGAAGAAGGGCAGATCTATCAGCAGGGGGCCctgctgctgggagaagggagaaaagtctCACCAGGCCTCCTTTTTAGGCTGCCAGGTTTTTGTTTCAGGTCAGCAGGGTAAGGAGGAAGCCGGCCAGCTTGTCCTGGCTCCTTTCCTGCTCTATCTACCTGTCAGGGAATTCTTAACTCCTAGTCCCTCTGTGTTGGTTGTGAATTGGTCGTTAAATCTGGAGGCTTGATCCAACTCAGCAGAAACTTTCTGTCTGCTGGTTCACACTTCCCCTGTAAGCACTTGAAGTCTGGTCTTTGTGATGTTAGCAGGCGCGTTAGCTTCTCTGCTGATGCCTGGGTCTGTAGCATTACTATGTCAAACTTAGCCTTTGTTGTGCTTGTGGATGGTGTGACGTGAACACAGAGAAATAGGTTGGGCAATTTTTCGATTCTTGTGTGACCTGCAACATCACACTTCTCttggaaggttttttttgtttgtttgtttttgagacaaggtttccctgtgtagtcctggctatcctggaactctctctgcataccaggctggccctgaattcagagatccacctgtctctgcctcccacagtgctgggattaaaagcgtgcgccagtATGCCTGGCTCATCCTAGAAGatttcttaataaaattcaaagttgtCTTTTGTGTGAGATCTAATACTGAAGGCGGCATTCTTATTTGTTTCTAAGACTCACGGGGAATTAAGCCAGAAAGCTAaaattgctttcttattttagtaCTTTATTAACAGGATATCTAatagaaatgtctttaaaaattacagtatttttattaattctttgagaatttcatacaatgtattctgataaTCATCAcaacccgcccccccccccacccaatcTTAACTCCACTGAGGTCTGCTCATACTTCTTCACCGTTTTTGGGGGAAGGGGTAATCAGGTCCCATTTTGTGCTGCCCATCTACTCAAGTATGTGGGCCATCTAAGAGTTTGGTCCACCTATCAGGGgccatacccttaaagaaaaccctccctccctccctccctccctccctNNNNNNNNNNNNNNNNNNNNNNNNNNNNNNNNNNNNNNNNNNNNNNNNNNNNNNNNNNNNNNNNNNNNNNNNNNNNNNNNNNNNNNNNNNNNNNNNNNNNccccccccccccccgtgctggAGTGTTAACTGTCATGATGGTGTACAGACAACCACAGCTTGTCTGAGTGAGTCACGGGTGCAGCGGCCCTGCCATGCGCAGAAATCACAGTTTCGCTGTTTTAACCCCAGGCTCTTGCAGTTTTTCTGactctcttccccatccccccGCCAGCCTTGGGGGGAAAGGGTTATGAATGGAAGCAGAGCACTCCACTGACACTTTATTAACACAGAGATGCTAAAATGATGTTAgtatttcccccccccccccatacacacacacactgaaaaaggCTGGCCAACACAGGGGACtctgtttctattgctgtcactCAGGAAGTTTAAGAAGCAGCAACAGGTATGTGGGCACTACTTGGGCTCCTTATTCTTCCCCCTTGGCAGGTTTCAGCccaagaaccatgtctgcctggtgtAGGTAGGAGCTCAGCATGCTCATGCTCTAGTCTCAGCACCACTGTATTGCTGGCACTTCTTCTCTGGCCGGTTTCTCGTCTGTAAAATCAGTTTCCTTAGAGTTCAAAACTTGAAGTCTGTCAGTTCAACTTGTACCCTTAAATATGCCTTTggaaagttaaatttattttttaaaatgctgggtGGCTAAATCATTTTTGAAATAGTGTTTATAATCCTTGACTGCTTTTCACTgtgacttgtcttttttttaatagccAAGGTGCAGCTTTAGCCGTAATTTAACTTTTCAGATAGTTATCTTGTCCAATGTTATCGCATGCTAAAATTCCATATTTAGATTAGGTAGATGCAGTATAGATAATACTATCCTGGAtatcagtgagtaaaggtgcttgccatacACAGGCCCTGGAATGCCTGTGAAGCTGGAAGGAGACCGACTCTGCAGGACCCCTATAGATACACAGTGGCATGTgttctcccaccacacacacacaataaataaattcccaaaagaaatactgtctttaaaaaatatcagtattataataataaaagtcaATGTGTTGGCCCATCTCCCactctctttaaaaaatgatttcttataAATCGTATGGGTcttttgcctacatatgtgtctgtgtatcaggTACATGcagtatccacagaggccaggagaggtcatTAGATTTTCTggcactgaagttacagatggttgtgagccaccacgtgtgtagtaggagctgtgggttgcattcctgccgccctgctcccagccacctggctagcttatgccccgaaataacagcacacaaactgtattcatttaaacactgcctggcccatttctattaatgtgtgtagcaccgaggtgtgcttacgggaagattctagcctacgtccatcctgggtcggagcttaatcacgtctgcctcagagagcagagctatgggatctgtctgaggcgtcttacctcacttcctcttcctcccagcattctgttctgtttactccacccacctatgttctaacctatcagggattaaaggtgtgtactaccacacccaactactctctttcttccttttttttgtttgttactttaagaactttaacttttagcctgcatatatttttaacacactgtaaatcatttaaacgttttcttcaactttgaatttttcttttactgaatatctctctttttgtgaccacatgagtctttaatttaccaagcaatatctggtaggactaaagccgtggctttgacggctggatccagcccattccttagctttccagcctcatggctgaggtaccgctggagccatttttattgccacaactctgtggcatttcaaagtccctgccagcaagtaagctgcaaGTCAGCATTTGCCccggcaggatggcccagaaagctggcattttacagcagcgcagcttttttcctgctacggctgaaaaccgaaaaacgtgtgttcagcttttcatcaacaccatttaagtgttttgtggcaggacctcttaaaagagctgcaagctttgcagctaaagctgagtcaggaagcttctcttagatgagagcgcttgcttgcctttAGCAAGCaaagcagacccaagaaattgctgctaccacttcgggcgccattctgttgaaggagctgcaggttgcattccgccacccagctctcgccaccggctagctttacccgaaataacaacacacaaattatattcttttaaacactgcttggcccattatatgtagcttcttctcggctaactctctcacctggactagctcatttctaataatgtgtgtagcaccccaaggtgcgcttattgggaagattctagcctacgtccatcctgggtcagagcttaatcgcgtctgcctcagagagcagagctatgggatctgtctgaggtgtcttacctcacttcctcttcctcccagcattctgttctgtgtactccacccacctatgttctaacctatctgggccaagcagtttcttcattaattaaccaatgaccttcctccatcacatgtgggctgctgggaatcgaacctgggtcctctggaagagcaacaagtgctcttaactgttgggaCAACTCTTCAGCCCCTGCCCATGTCTTTAAGACTGCAaacaaaatgtttgctttcatgaAAAGTAGGATTTTAGAATTGGCTTTAATGAAATTTAACATTCTGCAGTTATCTGAGGATTAGAATTTATAACAAAGCTTTGGAACCtcaaatgaataatgaaaattttaCCAAAGTCCGgaggtggcattttttttttctgaagtgtgGGAGCATCAGGTCAGCTAGTGACCTAACAGATAGAGGACACACTGTTCTGTCCTTTATCCTTTAAAGGTGGTGTTAGTGGCCATCAGAGGCATCCTTGTGTCCCTCAGACTTTCTCAGGCAGAACAGAACAAAGTCTCTTAAGTTGCCACAGCTCCTCCCACTGTTAGGAAGTCTGCACTGCAGGACCATGTGGGCGTGGTGGGACATCTTtgcgctagggaggcagagaccagccgCCTcaacaaagtgaattctaggctgaaaaaccaaaacagtcaaACAAAATAAACTGCAAGGACCCCTGTGTGTGGCAGTAGCCGCTTCCTCAGGGATTGATATGTCATGAGAAACAGCAGATGGGCCAGCGATATGGCTCATCAGGTATATGTGCTTGCTGTGCCAGCTTGGAAACTGAGTTCTATTCCTGgagcccatgtaaaggtggagagagagagaactgatgtCACAGAGGATTTACTTCTTTCCATGTGcctgcttcacacacacataatatgtgttatatacacatttttttttcaggaaaaaaaaaactaaatgactACGGTTAACAATATTTCTGAGGACTATACTTTGTACCAGCAAGTATAACAGAAGATGGGTTGATGTGTAGTTCCTCTGTTTGGTTCAAATTTGACAGTCAACTTTaggcaaaaaagagaaaaggaagaaaggaagaaaggaagaaaggaaggaaggaaggaagacagaaatgaagacagaaatagCCCTGACTCGGAGCAGTGAAGATAGTTTGTTGTAGGTAGTGTGGGGGAGGCTTTGACCTGATGGCTGCTCCTACAGGTCCATACCAGCTGCTGGGTGTCTGGGCGCTCATGGGAAGGACAGAAGTGTGGAATATTCCACTGACGGTTATCCACTGCTTAACCGTGTTTCTTTACTGgcagaaaattatttcagatcTCATTGTTTGAAGACCACTTACATTTTGTGAGTAAATTTAAATTGACTGTGATACGTTTGTAGCACTCTGCTACCTTGGCGGGCTTTCCTTGATAGGATGTATTTATTCCCTCCAGTGTGGGCTCTAAAAATGTTCAACAATCATTTCAGTATTGGGCAAAACATGCAGGCAACGACCAGGGGCTTTGAAGACTCTCAGATGCATGGACTTCAAATCCACGTTGTGCTGTAGCCACAGGAGAGGCACCCATGGCTCTAAACAGGAATGGATTTCCGTTTCTCAAGCGCCTTTTGCTTCTTCAGCTTGGCGGTTCAGCTTTTCCACAGTGTGTTGTAGGCTGTGGAGTTTGACAGTGCCCTAAAGAACATGAGAGTGGAAGTGAAGGGAGTTGAACAATGTGTTTTTAATGTGGACTTTTTGTTTAAAGCAAATGCAGCCCCGAGGATTTGGCCACCGCATATAACAACAGGGGGCAAACCAAGTACTTCAGCGTTGATTTTTATGAAGCCATGGACGACTACACATCTGCTATAGAAATCCTGCCCAACTTTGAAGTTCCGTATTACAACAGGGGCTTGATACGCTACAGGCTGGGTAAGGTTTgtttaaggtttgtttgtttgtttctctcccccctccctctttttttctttttcttttcttttcgcaCGGACCGTATTCCGTTGCTTCAGAGTGATCAGTTCTTGTGAAGGAATCAAGTTTGACAGTTAGGTGAAATTTAGGTTTAGAGCTAAGGAATGAGGGAAGCGTTCCtgagggtttttggttttgttttgtttttaggcatTTCCTAGGCATTATAGACCACAGCGGAGCCCTGCTGTGGGAATGGGACCTGGACGCAGGAGCAAGGGTGACCCTGTTACTCTGCGCCTGCGCATTCCCAGCCTCAAAAATTAGGGTAATGCTGAAGTGTGCCCGTGATTCTTTCTAGTTGAAAGGCAGGGGGCAGTCCAAAGTGAAATTCTTAAAAACCAATTTAACGGGGCTTTGGATATTGTTTcccattgaaaagaaaaagaaaaaaaatctatttctcagTTTTACTGCAGCTACGTAAAACGGGTGATATAATTTTGTGGAAATTTTATGATGGTTTATATGCTGCCCACCTATGAAGTCTGATAGAAGCCATCGCtaattttctgtggttttggtgttttgttttgttagaggttgaacccagggcctcatgtttGTTAGACGAGTGCTGAGCACCCTTCCCTACCCTCCAGTGCTGATTTTAGACTCCCTTGTTCAGAAGGGCACACATTACTGTGACAGACCACCTTAGAGCACTTGAGAGAGGCAGCTTCCTTTCAGAGGCAATTTTAAAAGCTCATAAATGTGAAAATCTATATATCCAAACTTGACTGTACAGTTGTGGAAATcctcaacttttctttttcctgtttgtctcTGGGATTCTGACATAGGGTACTTTGATGAAGCTCTGGAAGATTTCAAGAAGGCACTGGACCTCAATCCTGAGTTTCAAGATGCTGTTTTGAGCTTCAAACAGACTATtttagacaaagaagaaaaacaaagaagaaattctgagaaaagtactgaaacttttaatttattgaaattttaacTCATGATCCTTAAACCTCAACTAAGATACATGTGGAACACTTTTGATTATATGTAAGAGGCTACATTTTAGAAGCGAAAgtaaaataatatgtttaatCAAAGTTATTCATTTCAAGGAGAGATCATGTTGGATAGATCTTTTaatagagtaaataaataatatcaatgtacattattattgtaaaatatttaaatcaatatgtattatttttactaaaggttttatttttaccacATGTTTGTATTcccaacttttaattttttttctacccaGAGAAAGGTTGCTGGTAAGAATACAGTCCAGACACAAATGCCTCACATAGGTTCACCAGTGAATGTACTACAtttgctttttctgtgtagctaaAACCAAAACTTTTCACTtcaaagtctgaggcaggaggattgctgtgagttcgaggccagcctgggctatagagccctcaaacaaaactcaacaaaataagacaaaaccgAGACAGATTGTTTTGCTGACCCACTTGAGAATGAGATACTGACGTCACAGTTCTTCACCCCTAAACAGTTCCTCCCGCATTTTCGTAAGGACAATCCTTGATGGCCACACGCCACTGTAACGCCTAGTAAAAATAATACGCTAGCGTGCTGCATATCCAGGCCATGTTCACATTTTCCCCGTGACTTCAGATAATTGCCTCAAGTTCTCCCGTCTCTGTTCTTTCCCTCTGGGGTCATCCCTGCTCATTTTCTCTCCACACCTCTTTGAGAACTCACTCCCTTTACATATGGTAATGGGCCGAGAGACAGGACTCCTGGGCTTCAAAATAAGCACTTGCTTATGAGAGAGCAGTTGGAAACAATTCTTCCgcgcttgatttttttttaaataaaaattattagaaagatGGGCAAAGGTTTAAGTAtcaaatatagtttctgtctctggatgACTATAATAATTGACACCAGCGCGTTTCTCGAATACTTAGTACAAGCTAAATCCTGCTCAAAGTCTTCATGCAATGAGCAGGGTGGAGAGGGAGGCGACAGAGCTACCAAAGCACACGTTAACGCAAAGCTTCAAGATTCTGTTCTGGGTTCTGCCAACAAACAGCAGGGCTCCCAGGACCTGGGAAGAGCCCGGAGGAAGCCAGCCGAAGCCAGCCTGTCCCTTGCAcagctttgtttttattgttgtggttTGGCATCCAAGATACAGACCCTCAACTTGAGGTCTCCCAAACTGGTTTATTGCTGCTGTGGGAAAGCTTGCTCTGGGCAGAAATTGCCCCCATTGGAGAGAGTCGAGTGCGCATTTGCCTGGCATCGCAGCCGGCAGAACTCCCTTGGTTTCAGATGCCATCACTATCATTACCCTTAactggattttttctttttcttctctttgtttcgaAGTGGTCTCATGAAGGAGAGACAGCAAATCCCCTCTTCGTCTTTCGTAAATAACATATGGCGAAATCCTCGGAGAACCCGCAGGTGAACGAGTACGAGGGGAAATTAGGTGAGGAGGCCagaaatgaaaagttttattttggtaATCGCTCACATTTtccaaaatgatttatttctgttGGGAAGGGCATTAAAAGAATTTATAATGTTGTATGAAAGCAGAAAGCTTGCTTTTAAAACGgcttttctgttaaaaaataaaaataaaggaacacaAGCTATCCTGACCTTGGGACAGCTAAACACAGTTCCACCCAGAGAATCAAGTAAtacttaaacaattttattttctcttggctcatgctctctctcttttttactcACGACTGGAATCAGATGtagtatgaaaatgaaaacttgttaaaacattttcatttgctttgctACATTTTATCACTCAAAGTTtcttcatttctcagaaaaacatTTAGGATCAGCCCTCGCCTCCACTTCGTCTCCCTTGTTTTAAACTGGACGTAGCTAAACATTTTACCAcgtttttcttttccagaattaGGCCTCTCACATCCACGGCCCATTTCTCATTGGCCGAGCAATACCTGGGGTGTTTAAATGTTGTTTATTCTCATGATTGTTCCAGTACCCCCAAATCCAGTTCACCGCTGCTAGAAAAATGCCTAAACTATTACCTGACATTCCCCCctctgcaaacaaaacaaaaacaaacaaatagaaaggacTTGCAGTTCATTACACAAACTGTTTCACAA encodes the following:
- the Ttc32 gene encoding tetratricopeptide repeat protein 32, translated to MAEPPDRESRETPAALALAQDRFARGEFAEAQALYSAFIGQCSSRGSKCSPEDLATAYNNRGQTKYFSVDFYEAMDDYTSAIEILPNFEVPYYNRGLIRYRLGYFDEALEDFKKALDLNPEFQDAVLSFKQTILDKEEKQRRNSEKSTETFNLLKF